Proteins encoded in a region of the Flavobacteriales bacterium genome:
- a CDS encoding shikimate dehydrogenase, translating to MKLGLIGKTLAHSFSKQYFNDKFKQKALSGYSYKNFEMDTVDTIRDLVKEHRLDGFNVTIPYKEAILPYLDHVDSSAQEIGAINTVKVDWSEERFKLTGYNTDVFGFHQLIKPFFKSRHERILILGTGGASKAVAYLLKKQYGATVMYASRKATNGAVINWEDINDNVIHFHKMIINTTPLGTFPNVNEAPKIPLDKVTNEHLFIDLIYNPKETLFLKNGKAKGAVVLNGLTMLHQQAEKAWEIWHTNVS from the coding sequence ATGAAACTAGGATTAATTGGTAAAACATTAGCACATTCATTCTCGAAACAATATTTCAATGACAAGTTCAAGCAAAAAGCTTTGTCTGGATATTCCTACAAAAACTTTGAAATGGATACTGTCGATACAATTAGAGACTTAGTAAAAGAACATCGACTAGATGGTTTTAATGTTACCATTCCCTACAAAGAAGCTATTCTTCCTTATTTAGACCATGTTGATTCTTCAGCTCAAGAAATTGGTGCTATTAATACGGTAAAAGTTGATTGGTCTGAAGAACGTTTTAAACTTACTGGATATAATACCGACGTTTTTGGTTTTCATCAACTCATCAAACCTTTTTTTAAATCTCGTCACGAACGCATTTTAATTTTAGGTACTGGAGGAGCTTCTAAAGCAGTAGCATATCTTTTAAAAAAACAATATGGAGCAACAGTTATGTATGCTTCTAGAAAAGCTACCAACGGTGCTGTCATAAATTGGGAAGATATCAATGATAATGTGATTCATTTTCATAAAATGATTATCAATACGACTCCATTGGGTACTTTTCCCAATGTGAACGAAGCTCCCAAAATTCCCTTGGATAAAGTTACCAATGAACATCTTTTTATAGATTTAATTTACAACCCAAAAGAGACGCTTTTCTTAAAAAATGGAAAAGCGAAAGGAGCTGTTGTATTAAATGGTCTTACCATGCTACACCAACAAGCTGAAAAGGCTTGGGAAATATGGCATACTAACGTTTCCTGA
- the fmt gene encoding methionyl-tRNA formyltransferase — MKVVFMGTPDFAVASLDAIHKSGHEVVGVVTNIDKKSGRGQKVSVSAVKTYAVENDLKLLQPEKFKNEDFLTELAALEADIFVVVAFRMLPEVVWAMPPKGTINLHGSILPNYRGAAPLNWAIINGDQETGVSTFFIEKEIDTGEVIDIAKLPIGENMTAGELHDQMMLLGAKTLIGTLDKIESGAANGIPQNQLIKGNEKPAPKIFKETCQIDWNESAQKIHNKVRGLSPYPVAWSNFTMKGKTVVAKIYETRIAEDKLESGEIITDNKTFLTVGCKEGSVSILSLQLPGKKRVDIKSFLNGFKLEEGSDCFA; from the coding sequence ATGAAAGTTGTTTTTATGGGAACTCCCGATTTTGCTGTTGCAAGTTTAGATGCAATTCATAAAAGTGGGCATGAAGTTGTTGGTGTTGTTACTAATATCGATAAGAAATCGGGGAGGGGACAGAAAGTATCTGTTTCTGCTGTAAAAACATATGCGGTTGAAAATGATTTGAAGTTATTGCAACCAGAAAAGTTTAAAAATGAAGATTTTCTTACTGAATTAGCAGCTTTAGAAGCTGATATTTTTGTAGTCGTTGCATTTAGAATGTTGCCAGAAGTCGTTTGGGCAATGCCTCCAAAGGGAACGATAAATTTACATGGATCTATTTTACCAAATTATAGAGGTGCTGCACCGCTTAACTGGGCAATTATAAATGGCGATCAAGAAACGGGGGTCTCTACATTTTTTATCGAAAAAGAGATTGATACAGGAGAAGTCATTGATATCGCTAAATTGCCAATTGGAGAAAATATGACAGCTGGAGAGCTGCATGATCAAATGATGTTGTTGGGGGCAAAAACGCTAATCGGAACATTAGATAAAATAGAAAGTGGAGCAGCCAATGGAATTCCACAGAATCAACTCATAAAAGGAAACGAAAAACCAGCTCCAAAAATATTTAAGGAAACTTGTCAGATAGATTGGAATGAATCTGCTCAGAAAATACACAATAAAGTAAGAGGTTTATCACCTTATCCTGTTGCATGGTCTAATTTTACAATGAAAGGAAAGACTGTTGTAGCTAAAATATATGAAACAAGAATTGCTGAAGATAAGCTTGAATCAGGAGAAATTATTACAGACAATAAAACCTTTTTGACCGTTGGGTGTAAAGAAGGAAGTGTTTCGATATTATCGCTCCAATTGCCAGGGAAAAAACGAGTTGATATCAAATCGTTTTTAAATGGATTTAAGTTAGAGGAGGGGAGCGATTGTTTTGCTTAA
- a CDS encoding GNAT family N-acetyltransferase → MTKNTGINWDFKHFSELSAEEWYALAKKRMEVFIIEQDCHYLDLDDKDLDAFHIYGTKHNEVVAYARLLAKGVSYPQVSIGRVLVVEEERGKNVGHILMDKVMQFSVEKYGDNDIRISAQEHLTRFYELHGFKVVTEMYYEDDIPHVGMLFKAVNS, encoded by the coding sequence ATGACTAAAAATACGGGAATTAACTGGGATTTTAAACATTTTTCAGAACTTTCAGCTGAAGAATGGTATGCGTTAGCTAAAAAAAGAATGGAAGTCTTTATCATAGAACAAGATTGTCATTATTTAGATTTGGATGATAAAGACTTAGATGCTTTTCATATTTATGGAACTAAGCACAATGAGGTTGTTGCTTATGCTAGACTGTTGGCTAAAGGTGTTAGTTACCCTCAGGTTTCAATAGGTAGGGTATTGGTTGTAGAAGAGGAGCGTGGGAAAAATGTAGGACACATCCTAATGGATAAAGTGATGCAATTTTCAGTTGAAAAATATGGAGATAATGATATTAGAATTTCAGCACAAGAACATTTAACTAGGTTCTATGAGTTACACGGTTTTAAGGTGGTAACAGAAATGTATTATGAAGATGATATCCCTCACGTAGGAATGTTATTTAAAGCTGTTAATTCTTGA
- a CDS encoding GNAT family N-acetyltransferase, translating into MLVFKTQRLSIKVLEEKDQKFFIELLSAPEIIKPVPQKEWSLTKILEHFRLAINAPKITPSNDKVVWGIYELDKDELIGLCAILKNDEQQREIGYRFRKKYWKKGYGTELTQHLIDYCFNTLKFELITADVNITNTGSVKILEKFLKPIKEFYNENDNCIDRRYLLKKQEY; encoded by the coding sequence ATGCTTGTTTTTAAAACGCAACGTTTATCGATTAAAGTACTAGAAGAAAAAGACCAAAAATTCTTTATCGAATTATTATCTGCTCCAGAAATTATCAAGCCTGTTCCACAAAAAGAATGGAGCTTGACAAAAATTCTTGAACATTTTAGGTTAGCTATTAATGCTCCAAAAATTACACCTTCAAATGACAAAGTAGTTTGGGGAATATATGAGTTGGATAAAGATGAACTAATTGGTTTATGTGCCATTCTCAAAAATGATGAACAACAAAGAGAAATTGGCTATCGTTTTAGAAAAAAATACTGGAAAAAAGGTTATGGAACTGAGTTAACACAACATTTAATCGATTACTGTTTTAATACATTAAAATTTGAACTGATTACGGCTGATGTCAACATTACCAATACAGGTTCTGTCAAAATATTAGAGAAATTTCTAAAACCAATAAAAGAGTTCTATAATGAGAATGACAACTGCATTGACCGAAGGTATCTTCTAAAAAAACAAGAGTACTAA
- a CDS encoding NAD(P)H-dependent oxidoreductase, giving the protein MITIIAGTNRPDSNSERIANFYHHLLPDESQVLALKDLPRDFVYADTYGDGSDAFNAIVDSNIIKADKFIFIIPEYNGGFPGVLKAFIDAVHPKHFNDKKAALVGLSSGHSGALRPMDQFSDILHYLKVEVLSAKPKLSGIENLITDNQLTDERAIGLLKDQIDRFAKF; this is encoded by the coding sequence ATGATAACGATTATCGCTGGAACCAACAGACCTGACAGTAACTCTGAAAGAATTGCAAATTTTTATCACCACTTACTTCCCGATGAAAGTCAAGTTCTCGCTCTAAAAGATTTACCAAGGGATTTTGTATATGCCGATACTTATGGAGATGGATCGGATGCTTTTAATGCTATTGTTGATTCTAATATAATCAAGGCTGACAAATTTATTTTTATTATTCCAGAATATAACGGTGGTTTTCCAGGAGTTTTAAAAGCTTTTATAGATGCTGTTCATCCCAAACATTTTAATGACAAAAAAGCTGCTTTGGTAGGACTTTCATCTGGTCATTCAGGAGCCTTAAGACCAATGGACCAGTTTTCTGATATCTTACACTATTTAAAAGTTGAAGTACTTTCAGCTAAGCCAAAATTATCTGGTATAGAAAATTTAATTACAGACAATCAACTCACTGATGAAAGAGCTATTGGTTTATTAAAAGATCAAATAGACCGATTTGCTAAATTTTAA
- the rpe gene encoding ribulose-phosphate 3-epimerase, producing MKHLIAPSLLAADFANLQAECEMINNSDADWFHLDIMDGMFVPNISFGMPVIEAINKHTLKPLDVHLMIENPDRYIKDFKRVGANILTVHYEACTHLHRTLQAIKAEGMKTGVALNPHTSIDLIEPILEDIDLVCIMSVNPGFGGQSFIEGTYRKVAKLKELITKYNLETKIEIDGGVTSTNAKALLECGADVLVAGSFVFKSENPTQTIKELKEITL from the coding sequence ATGAAACATCTTATAGCCCCTTCCTTATTAGCCGCTGATTTCGCTAATTTACAAGCAGAATGTGAAATGATTAACAACAGTGATGCTGATTGGTTTCACTTAGATATTATGGATGGAATGTTCGTTCCCAATATCTCATTTGGGATGCCAGTTATCGAAGCTATTAATAAACATACGTTAAAACCTCTTGATGTACATTTAATGATTGAAAACCCTGATCGTTATATTAAAGATTTTAAACGAGTGGGTGCCAATATTCTTACTGTTCATTATGAGGCTTGCACACATCTTCATAGAACACTTCAAGCTATTAAAGCTGAGGGAATGAAAACAGGAGTTGCTTTAAACCCGCATACATCAATCGATTTAATTGAACCAATTTTAGAGGATATTGATTTAGTATGTATTATGAGTGTTAACCCAGGGTTTGGGGGACAATCTTTTATTGAGGGAACTTACAGAAAAGTGGCTAAACTAAAAGAACTTATTACTAAATACAATTTAGAAACTAAAATAGAAATAGATGGAGGTGTGACATCAACCAATGCTAAAGCTCTTCTTGAATGTGGTGCTGATGTATTAGTTGCTGGTAGTTTTGTATTCAAATCAGAAAACCCAACACAAACCATTAAAGAACTAAAAGAAATTACACTTTAA